GGCCAAAGAACACCATGAGTAGCCCAAGCATCGCCAGGGTTGGAATCGTTTGCAAGACATCGACCGCAAATAAGATAGGCTTTTTCACTTTGGGAAACATGTATGCAACAATACCAATAATCAATCCCAAGATTAACAAAAAGAATCCTGAAACAATCACCAGAAAGAGATGTTCGAGTATCATATTAAGCTTCATGTTGACCTCCTTGACGCATTGTTCGAGCAGTAACAACACTTTTTAAAGTATCGACGATAAATCCCATAACGATGGCTAGCAGCGCCGCAGGAATTGCTCCCATTAGTATATAGGCTTGTACATTGGTATCAATCCCAACATAAATAAATTCACCCAATCCTCCTTGACCAATCATGGCCGCAAGAACTGCCCAGCTCACAGTATAAACTGTTGCCATGCGTATCCCTGTGAATATTGCCGAGGTTGCCATTGGTAATTCCACCTTGAACAACGACTGCCATTTTGTCATACCGATTCCTTTGGCCGCTTCAACCAAGCCATCATCTACTTCAAGAATTCCAGCATAGGTATTCTTGAGGACAGGAAAGATGGCATAGACCGTTAATGCGATATACACAGTAATCGGACGCATACCTGTGTAAACAAAGAGCACTCCAATAAATACAATCCCAGGTATTGTCTGAAAAATACCAATTATGGGTAGAATGTACTTTGACAATCTCTTGTATCGTGACAATACTGATGCAATGATAATTGCGATAATGCTACCTAGAGTAACGGAAATAATGACATATTTAACATGAACCAATGTTGCCATAAGAATTTTTGGTAAATTACTGATGAATAAATCAAGCACGTTCATCACCCCAAACAACTGATGTGAGCGCCCTTGCAATTGAACCACGGGTAATAATTCCAACAACTTCTTCTTGCCCATTCATCACAACCACGTAATCACGCTTGTTTTCGGTGATTTCTGCAATTGCGAGTTTGGCATCGTCTGTTGTATAAAAAGCCGGCACCGACGCCTCAGTGACCTCTCCAACAACTTGGAGCTCATTTCGTTTTGCAATTAATTCTTCAATCCATGCAACACCCATGTATTTACGAGCCTCATCAATGACAACTACTGAGTTTAAATCCCGAGTACGCATCAGACCAAGACATTCCAAAATAGGACGACGACTGTAGACTTTGAAAACATTGGGTTTCATGAGGTCTGAACACAGAAGATCAACAGGTTCACCATCATCTTGCATCTGTTTCCCCATAAATTGTTTAACAATATCTGCTTCTGGATTGCGAAGCATTTCTTCTGGAGACGCTTGTTGTACAATCTTTCCACCCTCCATAAAGACAATGACATCCGCCATTTTTATTGCTTCATCCATATCATGGGTGACAAACACAATTGTGATTCCCAATTTTTCTTGCAATGACTTCACTTCATCTTGAAGTACATCACGTGTAACAGGATCAAGCGCACCAAACGGTTCATCCATTAAGATTACGGGTGGATTGGCTGCCAACGCACGAAGTACGC
The window above is part of the Erysipelothrix sp. HDW6C genome. Proteins encoded here:
- a CDS encoding ABC transporter ATP-binding protein (Members of the family are the ATP-binding subunit of ABC transporters for substrates such as betaine, L-proline or other amino acids, choline, carnitine, etc. The substrate specificity is best determined from the substrate-binding subunit, rather than this subunit, as it interacts with the permease subunit and not with substrate directly.), yielding MIEYRNASKTYNGKTVIEDLNLSIKKGEFVCLIGPSGCGKTTTLKMLNRLINNDGGQIFVDGQDINKMNITDLRRSIGYVIQQIGLFPNMSLYDNIAVVPNLLKWSKEDIDARVRELMPLVDMPFEDYAHRYPNELSGGQQQRIGVLRALAANPPVILMDEPFGALDPVTRDVLQDEVKSLQEKLGITIVFVTHDMDEAIKMADVIVFMEGGKIVQQASPEEMLRNPEADIVKQFMGKQMQDDGEPVDLLCSDLMKPNVFKVYSRRPILECLGLMRTRDLNSVVVIDEARKYMGVAWIEELIAKRNELQVVGEVTEASVPAFYTTDDAKLAIAEITENKRDYVVVMNGQEEVVGIITRGSIARALTSVVWGDERA
- a CDS encoding ABC transporter permease; translation: MLDLFISNLPKILMATLVHVKYVIISVTLGSIIAIIIASVLSRYKRLSKYILPIIGIFQTIPGIVFIGVLFVYTGMRPITVYIALTVYAIFPVLKNTYAGILEVDDGLVEAAKGIGMTKWQSLFKVELPMATSAIFTGIRMATVYTVSWAVLAAMIGQGGLGEFIYVGIDTNVQAYILMGAIPAALLAIVMGFIVDTLKSVVTARTMRQGGQHEA